Proteins encoded within one genomic window of Thalassophryne amazonica chromosome 23, fThaAma1.1, whole genome shotgun sequence:
- the LOC117504622 gene encoding hsp70-Hsp90 organizing protein 1-like isoform X1 yields the protein MAIYYDDPEIIELQMMQRVVSLFDRRPHMQRIIRFGLAGMNYSDELDDSGPEHSRLRFLEAESDDSDDEAKEKLHKSKKRTGKAEKKRLKKQKQKERKRLEKLKKEELNPSNVEEKGDTQPSESGSSKPVDRNTEGSASVKELVSSRDTDGSDFSQEESIDGECKDESDQSEELDLTSTFVNKAALIAKRKLEQKLKVEKEKKVPIKETNRPVGNQTSEDKGDEKKVSATITGRTLEDNVKISTDLAVIGNKFASTGEFRMAVKYFTDAIKYNPTEYKLFGNRSFCFEKMQEYEKALTDAELCLSMFPGWVKGLYRKGRALAGLKRYEEAAETFTEVLKLDSSCAEAAQELMWVQVIQLMEYGFSREQSSNALIIHGTVKKALEVLSTLNNHPGVVQNSSLPPVQVANINGVSPVLSANANSPVHSHNAPDKPLSSKPLASMHNTSTVQNQSEAVPDHVTKAKGGEIRHPLELFPVWVGNIVSTVTEPMLMDLFSKAGIVHSVKLLLSKRCAFVNFTKQEYCDEAIKQFHGFELKGIKVVVRYPDRIPQGMGISKSALKAEDLQDENMRQMEYFHRSNGGYWRPRPIRSYRHVSDHRK from the exons ATGGCGATATATTATGATGATCCGG AAATTATAGAACTCCAAATGATG CAAAGAGTTGTGAGTCTCTTCGACAGACGTCCTCATATGCAAAGGATAATAAGATTTGGACTTG CAGGTATGAATTACAGCGACGAGCTGGATGATTCAG GCCCTGAACATTCTCGATTGCGGTTTCTTGAGGCTGAGTCAGATGACAGC GATGATGAAGCAAAAGAAAAGTTACACAAGTCCAAAAAACGTACTGGGAAGGCTGAGAAGAAACGTCTTAAAAAGCAG AAACAGAAGGAAAGGAAGCGTCttgagaagctgaagaaggaagagCTGAATCCCTCAAATGTAGAG GAAAAGGGTGATACTCAGCCATCGGAATCAGGCAGTAGTAAACCAGTTGACAGGAATACTGAAGGAAGTGCGAGTGTTAAAGAGTTGGTTTCAAGCAGAGATACAGACGGCAGTGACTTCAGTCAAGAAGAATCCATTGACGGTGAATGTAAGGATGAATCTGATCAGTCAGAG GAGCTGGATTTGACAAGTACCTTTGTGAATAAAGCTGCTCTTATAGCCAAGCGTAAATTGGAACAGAAGCTGAAGGTCGAGAAGGAGAAAAAGGTTCCCATTAAAGAGACAAATCGACCAGTCGGGAACCAAACCAGTGAAGACAAAGGCGATGAAAAGAAG GTTTCTGCCACCATTACTGGCCGCACCTTAGAAGATAATGTAAAAATAAGTACAGATCTTGCGG TTATTGGAAATAAGTTTGCAAGCACTGGAGAGTTTCGTATGGCTGTGAAGTATTTTACTGATGCCATCAAGTATAATCCTACAGAATATAA ACTATTTGGAAATCGCTCCTTCTGTTTTGAAAAGATGCAAGAATACGAGAAGGCGCTGACCGATGCAGAGTTGTGTCTCAGTATGTTTCCGGGTTGGGTTAAAGGTCTTTATAGGAAGGGCAGAGCTTTGGCAGGCCTAAAG aGGTATGAGGAGGCCGCCGAAACCTTCACAGAAGTTCTAAAGCTCGACAGTTCCTGTGCCGAAGCTGCCCAGGAACTTATGTGGGTTCAGGTCATACAGCTGATG gagtacggcttctctcggGAACAGAGTTCAAATGCTTTAATTATTCACGGGACAGTAAAGAAGGCACTGGAGGTGCTGTCCACATTAAACAATCATCCAG GTGTTGTTCAGAATAGTAGTCTGCCACCGGTGCAAGTCGCAAATATCAACGGAGTGTCTCCGGTTCTTTCAGCCAACGCTAACTCTCCTGTTCATTCCCACAATGCACCAGACAAACCTCTAAGCAGCAAACCTTTAGCCTCTATGCACAATACATCAACTGTCCAGAACCAGTCTGAGGCTGTTCCTGATCATGTTACAAAAGCCAAAGGAGGAGAGATTCGACATCCACT AGAGCTATTTCCAGTGTGGGTGGGTAATATAGTTTCCACAGTAACTGAGCCTATGCTAATGGACCTCTTCAGCAA AGCCGGGATTGTCCATAGTGTCAAGCTTCTGCTCTCCAAACGCTGTGCCTTTGTAAACTTCACCAAGCAAGAGTATTGTGATGAAGCCATCAAACAATTCCAT GGCTTTGAGTTAAAGGGCATCAAGGTCGTTGTGCGATATCCGGATAGAATTCCTCAGGGAATGGGAATTTCAAAGTCAGCCCTCAAAGCTGAGGACCTGCAGGATGAAAACATGCG ACAAATGGAGTATTTTCACAGGAGTAATGGTGGATACTGGAGGCCGCGACCCATTCGGTCTTACAGACACGTCTCTGACCACAGAAAATGA
- the LOC117504622 gene encoding uncharacterized protein LOC117504622 isoform X2 — protein sequence MAIYYDDPEIIELQMMDDEAKEKLHKSKKRTGKAEKKRLKKQKQKERKRLEKLKKEELNPSNVEEKGDTQPSESGSSKPVDRNTEGSASVKELVSSRDTDGSDFSQEESIDGECKDESDQSEELDLTSTFVNKAALIAKRKLEQKLKVEKEKKVPIKETNRPVGNQTSEDKGDEKKDVSATITGRTLEDNVKISTDLAVIGNKFASTGEFRMAVKYFTDAIKYNPTEYKLFGNRSFCFEKMQEYEKALTDAELCLSMFPGWVKGLYRKGRALAGLKRYEEAAETFTEVLKLDSSCAEAAQELMWVQVIQLMEYGFSREQSSNALIIHGTVKKALEVLSTLNNHPGVVQNSSLPPVQVANINGVSPVLSANANSPVHSHNAPDKPLSSKPLASMHNTSTVQNQSEAVPDHVTKAKGGEIRHPLELFPVWVGNIVSTVTEPMLMDLFSKAGIVHSVKLLLSKRCAFVNFTKQEYCDEAIKQFHGFELKGIKVVVRYPDRIPQGMGISKSALKAEDLQDENMRQMEYFHRSNGGYWRPRPIRSYRHVSDHRK from the exons ATGGCGATATATTATGATGATCCGG AAATTATAGAACTCCAAATGATG GATGATGAAGCAAAAGAAAAGTTACACAAGTCCAAAAAACGTACTGGGAAGGCTGAGAAGAAACGTCTTAAAAAGCAG AAACAGAAGGAAAGGAAGCGTCttgagaagctgaagaaggaagagCTGAATCCCTCAAATGTAGAG GAAAAGGGTGATACTCAGCCATCGGAATCAGGCAGTAGTAAACCAGTTGACAGGAATACTGAAGGAAGTGCGAGTGTTAAAGAGTTGGTTTCAAGCAGAGATACAGACGGCAGTGACTTCAGTCAAGAAGAATCCATTGACGGTGAATGTAAGGATGAATCTGATCAGTCAGAG GAGCTGGATTTGACAAGTACCTTTGTGAATAAAGCTGCTCTTATAGCCAAGCGTAAATTGGAACAGAAGCTGAAGGTCGAGAAGGAGAAAAAGGTTCCCATTAAAGAGACAAATCGACCAGTCGGGAACCAAACCAGTGAAGACAAAGGCGATGAAAAGAAG GAT GTTTCTGCCACCATTACTGGCCGCACCTTAGAAGATAATGTAAAAATAAGTACAGATCTTGCGG TTATTGGAAATAAGTTTGCAAGCACTGGAGAGTTTCGTATGGCTGTGAAGTATTTTACTGATGCCATCAAGTATAATCCTACAGAATATAA ACTATTTGGAAATCGCTCCTTCTGTTTTGAAAAGATGCAAGAATACGAGAAGGCGCTGACCGATGCAGAGTTGTGTCTCAGTATGTTTCCGGGTTGGGTTAAAGGTCTTTATAGGAAGGGCAGAGCTTTGGCAGGCCTAAAG aGGTATGAGGAGGCCGCCGAAACCTTCACAGAAGTTCTAAAGCTCGACAGTTCCTGTGCCGAAGCTGCCCAGGAACTTATGTGGGTTCAGGTCATACAGCTGATG gagtacggcttctctcggGAACAGAGTTCAAATGCTTTAATTATTCACGGGACAGTAAAGAAGGCACTGGAGGTGCTGTCCACATTAAACAATCATCCAG GTGTTGTTCAGAATAGTAGTCTGCCACCGGTGCAAGTCGCAAATATCAACGGAGTGTCTCCGGTTCTTTCAGCCAACGCTAACTCTCCTGTTCATTCCCACAATGCACCAGACAAACCTCTAAGCAGCAAACCTTTAGCCTCTATGCACAATACATCAACTGTCCAGAACCAGTCTGAGGCTGTTCCTGATCATGTTACAAAAGCCAAAGGAGGAGAGATTCGACATCCACT AGAGCTATTTCCAGTGTGGGTGGGTAATATAGTTTCCACAGTAACTGAGCCTATGCTAATGGACCTCTTCAGCAA AGCCGGGATTGTCCATAGTGTCAAGCTTCTGCTCTCCAAACGCTGTGCCTTTGTAAACTTCACCAAGCAAGAGTATTGTGATGAAGCCATCAAACAATTCCAT GGCTTTGAGTTAAAGGGCATCAAGGTCGTTGTGCGATATCCGGATAGAATTCCTCAGGGAATGGGAATTTCAAAGTCAGCCCTCAAAGCTGAGGACCTGCAGGATGAAAACATGCG ACAAATGGAGTATTTTCACAGGAGTAATGGTGGATACTGGAGGCCGCGACCCATTCGGTCTTACAGACACGTCTCTGACCACAGAAAATGA